From the genome of Verrucomicrobiaceae bacterium, one region includes:
- the holA gene encoding DNA polymerase III subunit delta: protein MPAPQKTTPAGPVHVFMGSDEARVKEAALMLVRQLTPPEAGDFSNDIIEGTADNADHAGRICSDVCMALQTLPFFGGAKVVWLKNANFLNDSQTGKAQAAVEGFERILSVVEAGLGADVKFVISTNGIDKRRTAFKRVTKLANIEIFDKPDTSRAGWEGPVIAIAGKKAKELGITFETGALELLVQMAGDDTRQMENELEKIDLYLGERRRAGLKTVQGLVSMSRAGVLWDLGNAIGKRDLQRALDLLGTLMYQGQNAIGLLLAAVVPRVRSLLLIKDLGSRYKLNKFNYQGFCASLEGLPQAATAHLPRKKDGTGFNAYPMFLALPETGNFSLDELHAAFKACLDANVKLVTTSLDPKLVLERLLIGMLARR, encoded by the coding sequence ATGCCAGCCCCTCAAAAAACCACCCCAGCCGGACCCGTCCATGTTTTCATGGGCAGTGATGAGGCGCGGGTGAAAGAGGCCGCGCTCATGCTGGTGCGCCAGCTCACGCCACCTGAGGCGGGGGATTTTTCGAACGACATCATCGAAGGCACCGCTGACAATGCCGACCACGCCGGCCGCATCTGCTCAGACGTGTGCATGGCGCTGCAGACGCTGCCCTTCTTTGGCGGTGCCAAAGTCGTGTGGCTGAAGAATGCGAACTTCCTCAATGATTCACAAACTGGCAAAGCGCAGGCTGCTGTGGAGGGCTTTGAGCGCATTCTCAGCGTCGTGGAGGCCGGTTTAGGCGCAGATGTGAAATTCGTCATCAGCACCAATGGCATCGACAAACGCCGCACCGCCTTCAAACGCGTCACGAAGCTGGCCAACATCGAAATCTTCGACAAGCCAGATACCTCCCGCGCTGGCTGGGAGGGCCCGGTCATCGCCATCGCCGGAAAAAAGGCCAAAGAGCTCGGCATCACCTTTGAAACTGGGGCGCTGGAGTTGCTGGTGCAGATGGCAGGTGACGACACACGGCAGATGGAGAACGAACTCGAAAAAATAGACCTCTACCTCGGTGAGCGCCGCCGCGCGGGGCTGAAGACCGTGCAGGGCCTCGTCTCCATGAGCCGCGCCGGCGTGCTCTGGGATCTGGGCAACGCCATCGGCAAGCGTGACCTCCAGCGTGCGCTCGATCTGCTCGGCACGCTGATGTATCAGGGCCAAAACGCCATCGGTCTGCTGCTCGCAGCCGTGGTGCCGCGTGTGCGCAGCCTCCTGCTCATCAAAGATCTGGGTAGCCGCTACAAGCTGAATAAATTCAACTACCAGGGCTTCTGCGCCTCACTGGAGGGCCTGCCACAGGCCGCCACGGCGCATCTGCCGCGTAAAAAAGATGGCACCGGCTTCAATGCCTATCCCATGTTCTTAGCCCTGCCAGAGACGGGCAACTTCAGCCTCGATGAACTCCACGCGGCCTTCAAAGCCTGTCTCGATGCGAACGTGAAGCTCGTCACCACATCACTCGATCCGAAGCTCGTACTCGAGCGGCTGCTCATCGGCATGCTGGCGCGGAGGTAG
- a CDS encoding MmcQ/YjbR family DNA-binding protein: MDLPDVIAHCLSLPSAEETTPFGPEALVYKVAGKMFAITIPEDFPARINLKCDPERAVELRDEYKGIRPGWHMNKKHWNTIMLDGSVPPRLVRELVEHSYQLVVAGLPAKERSKLTLSGQKKESRRAKKAP, translated from the coding sequence ATGGACTTGCCCGATGTCATCGCTCACTGCCTCAGTCTGCCAAGTGCAGAGGAGACGACGCCCTTTGGCCCTGAAGCGCTCGTTTATAAAGTGGCTGGCAAAATGTTCGCCATCACCATCCCAGAGGACTTTCCCGCCCGCATCAATCTGAAGTGCGACCCCGAGCGTGCCGTGGAGCTGCGTGATGAATACAAAGGCATCCGCCCCGGCTGGCACATGAACAAGAAACACTGGAACACCATCATGCTCGACGGCAGCGTCCCGCCACGCCTCGTGCGTGAGCTGGTGGAGCACTCCTACCAGCTCGTCGTGGCGGGTTTACCTGCAAAGGAGCGGAGTAAGCTCACTCTTTCCGGTCAGAAGAAAGAATCGCGGAGAGCCAAAAAAGCTCCATAA